The Nerophis lumbriciformis linkage group LG24, RoL_Nlum_v2.1, whole genome shotgun sequence genome includes a region encoding these proteins:
- the tmub2 gene encoding transmembrane and ubiquitin-like domain-containing protein 2, with translation MAVCALTMLDGMVDEVTAAGGALLLVLALVLAWLSTHVAERGDHILGTILTVGAHASLIGLGGDGSGPAGADASEQSGPAPSQDNKPDEGDERGDGEGAAEEGGDEGVRTEALLDIRCKAPPRVKATAEEEDGDCGEEEDLEEEYKKSAKEMQTSSISLRLKFLNDTEEVAVVQPHDTVAHLKSKYFCGREHQIKLIYQGQLLQDPKRTLLSLNITHNSVIHCHVSQALHDAGPEAGSQSGAGPGVGAVSAGWRAAGVAVSTGSLVVPVFVVILAVVWYFRINYRQFFTAPATISLVGVTVFFSFLIFGMHSR, from the exons ATGGCAGTGTGTGCACTGACCATGTTGGACGGGATGGTGGACGAGGTGACGGCGGCAGGGGGCGCCCTCCTCCTGGTCCTGGCCCTCGTCCTGGCCTGGCTCTCCACCCACGTGGCCGAGCGCGGGGACCACATCCTGGGCACCATCCTCACCGTGGGGGCCCACGCCTCCCTCATCGGCCTGGGCGGCGACGGCAGCGGCCCCGCCGGCGCAGACGCCTCCGAGCAGAGCGGCCCGGCGCCCTCGCAGGACAACAAGCCCGACGAGGGCGACGAGAGGGGCGACGGCGAGGGGGCGGCGGAGGAAGGTGGGGACGAAGGGGTGAGGACAGAGGCGCTGTTGGACATTCGGTGCAAAGCCCCCCCAAGAGTGAAGGCCACCGCCGAGGAGGAAGACGGGGATTGTGGTGAAGAGGAGGACCTGGAGGAGGAGTATAAAAAAAGTGCGAAAGAAATGCAGACCTCGTCTATTTCGCTACGACTCAAGTTTTTAAACGACACAGAAGAGGTGGCTGTTGTTCAGCCGCACGACACCGTGGCACACCTTAAAAG TAAGTACTTCTGTGGGCGGGAGCATCAGATCAAGCTGATCTATCAAGGGCAGCTGCTGCAGGACCCCAAGAGAACGCTGCTCTCACTGAACATTACTCACAACAGCGTCATCCACTGCCACGTCTCCCAGGCTCTGCACGACGCCGGCCCAGAGGCGGGGTCCCAATCCGGGGCGGGGCCCGGAGTCGGGGCGGTGTCGGCCGGGTGGAGGGCGGCGGGCGTGGCCGTCAGCACGGGCAGCCTGGTGGTGCCCGTCTTCGTGGTGATCCTGGCCGTGGTGTGGTACTTCCGCATCAACTACCGCCAGTTCTTCACCGCCCCCGCCACCATCTCCCTGGTGGGCGTCACCGTCTTCTTCAGCTTCCTCATTTTCGGGATGCATAGCCGCTGA